From Leptolyngbya sp. KIOST-1, one genomic window encodes:
- a CDS encoding histidine phosphatase family protein codes for MPLRLYLLRNAETEYCRTGRYCSQDGVALTAHGQQMADYFAKAYHHLDWKAIFCSPLSHAAATVEPLCQITGLAVQRRANLRELSFGRWEGMAPALVKTTFHDDYIRWLADPAWNTPTDGEKGIQVARRSSDVLAEIEETYPDGDVLVVSHKATLRIMLCSLLGIDVGRYRDRLAMPVTAVSLVELMDYGPFVRQLNDCSHLPLHLRRPWAGNGSDS; via the coding sequence ATGCCCCTGAGGCTCTACCTACTCCGCAATGCCGAAACCGAGTACTGCCGCACGGGCCGCTACTGCAGCCAGGATGGAGTGGCGCTGACCGCCCACGGCCAACAGATGGCCGACTACTTTGCCAAGGCCTACCACCACCTCGACTGGAAGGCGATTTTCTGCAGTCCCCTCAGCCACGCGGCCGCCACGGTGGAGCCGCTGTGTCAGATTACCGGGCTGGCCGTGCAGCGCCGTGCGAACCTGCGCGAGCTGTCCTTTGGGCGCTGGGAGGGCATGGCCCCAGCTCTGGTCAAAACCACCTTCCACGATGACTATATTCGCTGGCTGGCCGACCCCGCCTGGAATACCCCCACCGATGGCGAGAAGGGCATTCAGGTGGCCCGACGCAGCTCCGACGTACTGGCCGAAATCGAGGAAACCTACCCCGACGGCGATGTGCTGGTGGTCTCCCACAAGGCCACCCTGCGGATTATGCTGTGCTCCCTGCTGGGCATCGATGTGGGACGCTACCGCGATCGCCTGGCCATGCCCGTTACCGCCGTCTCTCTAGTTGAGCTGATGGACTACGGCCCCTTTGTCCGCCAGCTCAACGACTGTTCGCACCTGCCCCTGCACCTGCGCCGCCCCTGGGCCGGCAATGGCTCCGACAGCTAA
- the recR gene encoding recombination mediator RecR — protein MYTRPLARLIEEFQRLPGVGPKSAQRLALHILKRPQNEVQALAQALLEAKAQVGQCSVCFHLSADPVCDICRNPNRDLQTLCVVADSRDVIAIEKTREYRGRYHVLGGLISPMDGIGPEQLNIGPLVHRVSKEGTQEVIMAISPSIEGDTTTLYIGQLLKPFTRVTRIAFGLPMGGDLEYADEVTLARALEGRRDLE, from the coding sequence ATTTACACTCGTCCCCTGGCGCGACTCATCGAAGAATTTCAGCGGCTGCCGGGCGTTGGTCCCAAATCAGCCCAGCGACTGGCGCTGCACATCCTCAAACGGCCTCAAAACGAGGTCCAGGCCCTGGCCCAGGCGCTGTTGGAGGCCAAGGCCCAGGTGGGGCAGTGCTCGGTGTGTTTTCACCTGTCTGCCGACCCCGTCTGCGACATTTGCCGCAACCCCAACCGCGACCTGCAGACCCTCTGTGTGGTGGCCGACTCCCGCGATGTGATTGCGATTGAGAAAACCCGTGAGTATCGCGGCCGCTACCATGTGCTGGGCGGCCTGATTTCGCCCATGGATGGCATTGGTCCCGAGCAACTCAACATTGGCCCCCTGGTGCATCGGGTCAGCAAAGAGGGCACCCAGGAGGTGATCATGGCCATCAGTCCCAGCATTGAGGGCGATACAACGACTCTCTATATCGGACAACTGCTCAAGCCCTTTACCCGGGTGACCCGCATTGCCTTTGGCCTGCCCATGGGCGGCGATCTGGAGTACGCCGATGAAGTGACCCTGGCCCGAGCCCTAGAGGGCAGGCGCGACCTGGAGTAG
- a CDS encoding DUF2811 domain-containing protein translates to MSEQSMAAMAPRISLSVEVPEELFEAMRDYVETHPSWSQHRVFCAALSLFLMQNGISDRRINRLYLDAVFDYAA, encoded by the coding sequence ATGAGTGAGCAATCCATGGCGGCTATGGCACCGAGAATCAGTCTGAGTGTGGAGGTACCGGAGGAGCTGTTTGAGGCGATGCGGGACTATGTGGAGACCCACCCGTCCTGGAGTCAGCATCGAGTGTTTTGTGCGGCGCTGTCGCTATTTCTAATGCAGAACGGCATTAGCGATCGCAGGATTAACCGCCTCTATCTCGATGCGGTGTTCGACTATGCCGCCTGA
- the dnaJ gene encoding molecular chaperone DnaJ, which produces MARDFYDILSISRNADQDEIKRAYRRLARKYHPDVNKDPGAEDTFKEINRAYEVLSEPETRARYDRFGEAGIGAGAGGYQDFGDMGGFADIFESFFSGFSGGMGQGTRRRGPTRGDDLRLDLRLDFKEAVFGGEKEIKISHLETCGTCTGSGAKPGTRPTTCGTCSGTGQVRRATRTPFGSFTQVSACPTCNGTGEVIEDRCEVCGGSGQTQETKKLKITVPAGVDNGTRLRVSGEGDAGLRGGPAGDLYVYLFVAEDAAFKRDGINILSDLKISYLQAILGCKLTIDTVDGPEELDVPAGTQPGTVLTLENRGVPRLGNPVSRGNHLITVQVDIPTRLKPEERELVEKLAEIRGEKVNRGGIEGFLGGLFRG; this is translated from the coding sequence TCAACAAAGATCCTGGCGCTGAAGACACCTTCAAAGAGATTAACCGTGCCTACGAAGTGCTCTCTGAGCCTGAAACCCGAGCCCGCTACGATCGCTTTGGGGAGGCTGGCATTGGGGCTGGCGCTGGGGGCTACCAGGACTTTGGCGATATGGGCGGCTTTGCCGACATTTTTGAAAGTTTCTTCAGCGGTTTCTCCGGTGGTATGGGCCAGGGGACTCGCCGTCGTGGACCCACCAGGGGCGATGACTTGCGCCTCGACCTCCGTCTTGACTTCAAGGAGGCGGTCTTTGGTGGCGAGAAAGAGATCAAAATTAGCCACCTAGAAACCTGCGGTACCTGTACCGGCAGCGGTGCCAAACCCGGTACCCGCCCCACCACCTGCGGCACCTGCAGCGGCACCGGCCAGGTGCGGCGGGCGACCCGTACTCCCTTTGGCAGTTTTACCCAGGTGTCGGCCTGTCCCACCTGCAACGGCACTGGCGAGGTGATTGAGGATCGCTGTGAGGTCTGCGGCGGCAGTGGTCAAACCCAGGAAACCAAAAAGCTCAAGATCACCGTACCGGCGGGGGTCGACAACGGCACCCGGCTGCGGGTGTCTGGGGAGGGGGATGCTGGCCTCCGCGGCGGTCCGGCGGGAGACCTCTACGTCTACCTGTTCGTAGCTGAGGACGCGGCCTTTAAGCGGGACGGCATCAATATTCTCTCCGATCTAAAAATTAGCTATCTGCAGGCGATTTTGGGCTGCAAGCTCACCATTGATACCGTCGATGGCCCCGAAGAACTGGATGTGCCGGCCGGAACTCAGCCCGGCACGGTGCTCACCCTGGAGAACCGAGGCGTACCCCGACTGGGCAACCCGGTTAGCCGAGGCAACCACCTGATTACTGTGCAGGTGGATATTCCAACCCGGCTGAAGCCTGAGGAGCGCGAACTGGTGGAGAAACTGGCGGAAATTCGCGGCGAGAAAGTAAATCGGGGCGGAATTGAAGGCTTTCTGGGGGGACTGTTTCGCGGATGA
- a CDS encoding PQQ-dependent sugar dehydrogenase, producing the protein MRFHWFTPLVTPLILGLALASCAASTSDNGLAEDGDTANQPTVAQPAPETAQVPVVDSVEPVTLLEGLEHPWAMAWLPDGDLLITERPGRLRRVSNGELDPTPIAGVPDVLTVGQGGLLDIALHPQFEDNRWVYFTYAAGTQQANRTQVARARLEGNTLTDWEVIFAVNQDKSGGQHFGSRLLWLPDGTLLVAIGDGGNPPLEVAGDLARNQAQDPQNHLGAVVRLNDDGSVPADNPLLNRSDADPLTWSYGHRNIQGLALDPETGEIWSTEHGARGGDELNLLEPGANFGWPVVTFSEEYSGGPISDQTSRPDMVDPVTYWTPATAPSGLAVYRGDRYPQWQGHLFAGGLVSQDVRRLEVDASGSLVNETPISIGQRVRDVRQGPDGFLYVLTDAANGQLIRLEPSS; encoded by the coding sequence ATGCGATTTCACTGGTTTACGCCCCTCGTTACGCCCCTAATTTTGGGCCTGGCCCTGGCTAGCTGTGCCGCCTCTACCTCAGACAACGGCCTCGCTGAAGACGGAGACACCGCTAACCAGCCCACCGTGGCTCAACCGGCCCCCGAAACCGCCCAGGTTCCGGTGGTGGATTCGGTCGAGCCTGTCACCCTGCTGGAGGGCCTGGAGCATCCCTGGGCCATGGCCTGGCTCCCCGATGGCGATCTGCTGATCACCGAGCGCCCCGGCCGGCTGCGCCGCGTCAGCAACGGGGAACTGGACCCCACCCCCATCGCTGGCGTTCCCGACGTGCTGACGGTGGGGCAGGGGGGACTGCTCGACATTGCCCTGCACCCCCAGTTCGAAGACAACCGCTGGGTCTACTTCACCTACGCCGCCGGCACCCAACAGGCCAATCGGACCCAGGTGGCCCGGGCTCGCCTGGAGGGCAACACCCTCACCGACTGGGAGGTCATTTTTGCCGTCAACCAGGACAAGTCCGGTGGTCAGCACTTTGGCTCCCGCCTGCTCTGGCTGCCCGACGGCACGCTGCTGGTGGCCATTGGCGACGGCGGCAATCCCCCCCTGGAAGTAGCTGGCGACCTGGCCCGCAACCAGGCCCAGGATCCCCAGAACCATCTGGGAGCGGTGGTGCGCCTGAACGACGATGGCTCAGTCCCCGCCGACAACCCCCTGCTGAATCGCAGCGATGCCGACCCGCTGACGTGGAGCTACGGCCACCGCAATATTCAGGGGCTGGCACTGGATCCGGAAACCGGTGAGATCTGGTCTACGGAGCACGGAGCCCGCGGCGGCGATGAACTCAACCTGCTGGAGCCAGGCGCGAACTTTGGCTGGCCCGTTGTCACCTTCAGCGAAGAGTATTCCGGAGGGCCCATCAGCGACCAAACCTCGCGGCCCGACATGGTTGACCCTGTCACCTACTGGACGCCAGCCACTGCCCCCTCAGGGCTGGCGGTTTACCGCGGCGATCGCTACCCCCAGTGGCAGGGACACCTCTTTGCCGGAGGGCTGGTCTCCCAGGACGTACGTCGGCTCGAAGTCGATGCCAGCGGCAGCCTGGTGAACGAAACCCCGATTTCCATCGGGCAGCGAGTGCGTGACGTACGTCAGGGCCCCGATGGCTTCCTCTACGTGCTCACCGATGCCGCCAACGGACAGCTGATTCGCCTGGAGCCCTCGTCCTAA
- a CDS encoding sulfurtransferase TusA family protein → MDSPLDLRGTPCPINFVRTKLQLEKMAPGALLEVWLDAGEPVEQVPDSLTMEGYTIENLAACADYFVLHVRRPA, encoded by the coding sequence TTGGATAGCCCGCTGGACCTGCGCGGTACCCCCTGCCCGATCAATTTTGTGCGGACGAAGCTGCAGCTTGAGAAAATGGCCCCCGGTGCCCTGCTGGAGGTGTGGCTGGATGCTGGCGAACCCGTAGAGCAGGTGCCCGACAGCTTGACCATGGAGGGATACACCATCGAAAATCTGGCGGCCTGTGCTGACTACTTTGTTCTGCACGTGCGACGCCCCGCCTAG
- a CDS encoding serine hydrolase yields the protein MAGFTVTHVVLPKFPVAAPERGPTPIAPLPPVETLTDLYHLRDRLNREIHQSSAVMVATRSGVGIVPEAALEQRWAIDRHLQQEEAARRLWHRARTAAVAAAALGDPTTLPEPALAMAHRHWDTAIAALEQVPPETLGARRATAQRQAYEQQRAIAAYHYDTARSEFLRPIVAQAGPAARVRLTVCNLRRDCRRWQGNQPPAHPASLIKVPVAIALVSHLHEAGLDPATPLWVDPGNWTEDAGTIWVRTEYPVAQIMADMISASGNIATNQLIDYLGWDGLSQSLRRRGYGVTRISTKLVGQSTYPANPGQGPNAITTDELTDMMVAIYNREVPYAGLIQAALAEQRDRRLGHAAVHPPTLWLGEKTGRNSQVLGTTMAVRVGGQPYIITATLDHSADEAALRGIVAQVIQHLSAHGGFGPGTEASEAVGRPSSPMARPRTFLFQDPKTEG from the coding sequence ATGGCTGGTTTTACAGTCACCCATGTAGTGCTGCCCAAGTTTCCGGTGGCGGCCCCTGAGCGGGGGCCCACCCCGATCGCCCCGCTGCCCCCGGTGGAAACCCTGACCGATCTCTACCACCTGCGCGATCGCCTGAACCGAGAGATCCACCAATCGTCTGCGGTCATGGTGGCCACCCGGTCGGGTGTGGGAATCGTGCCGGAAGCTGCCCTGGAGCAGCGGTGGGCGATCGATCGCCACCTGCAGCAAGAGGAAGCCGCTCGCCGCCTCTGGCACCGGGCCAGAACGGCCGCCGTGGCCGCCGCGGCCCTGGGGGATCCAACTACCCTGCCTGAGCCAGCTCTGGCCATGGCCCACAGGCACTGGGATACCGCGATCGCCGCGCTGGAGCAGGTTCCGCCCGAGACCCTGGGGGCCCGCCGGGCCACGGCCCAGCGCCAGGCCTATGAACAACAGCGGGCGATCGCGGCCTACCACTACGACACCGCCCGCTCCGAGTTTCTGCGGCCCATCGTGGCGCAGGCCGGGCCTGCGGCGCGGGTGCGGCTCACCGTGTGCAATCTGCGGCGCGACTGTCGCCGCTGGCAGGGCAACCAGCCCCCCGCCCACCCCGCCAGCCTGATCAAAGTGCCCGTGGCCATCGCCCTGGTGAGCCACCTGCACGAGGCGGGCCTCGACCCGGCCACCCCGCTCTGGGTGGACCCCGGCAACTGGACCGAAGACGCTGGCACCATCTGGGTGCGAACGGAGTACCCCGTCGCCCAGATCATGGCCGATATGATCAGCGCTAGCGGCAACATTGCCACCAACCAGCTGATCGACTACCTGGGCTGGGATGGCCTCAGCCAGAGTCTGCGACGGCGCGGGTATGGGGTCACCCGCATCAGCACCAAGCTGGTGGGGCAATCCACCTACCCGGCCAACCCGGGCCAAGGCCCCAACGCCATCACCACCGACGAACTCACCGATATGATGGTGGCCATCTACAACCGGGAGGTGCCCTACGCGGGACTGATTCAGGCGGCCCTGGCTGAGCAGCGCGATCGCCGCCTGGGCCATGCCGCTGTTCACCCACCCACCCTCTGGCTGGGAGAGAAAACGGGCCGCAATTCTCAGGTGTTGGGCACAACCATGGCGGTCAGGGTCGGCGGTCAGCCCTACATCATCACCGCGACCCTCGACCACAGTGCTGATGAAGCAGCGCTGCGAGGGATCGTGGCCCAGGTGATTCAGCACCTGAGCGCCCACGGGGGCTTTGGGCCGGGGACAGAGGCCAGTGAGGCCGTGGGGCGACCCAGCAGCCCCATGGCCCGACCCCGAACATTTCTATTTCAGGATCCTAAAACCGAGGGGTGA
- a CDS encoding histidine phosphatase family protein has product MGVFLYFLRHGQTAYSLTGGYCGTPENDPGLTPEGVAMAEEFATTYAHLPWTAAYVSPLRRAVETARPLCESVGLEMQLREGLREVMYGRWEGMHPTAVDREHHDEYVAWLTDPAWYAPVGGERAVDIARRSAQVLDEIEHTHTSGHILMVSHKATIRIMLCTLLGIDVGRYRDRLDMPVAAVSVVELGLRGPLFHTIADRSHLSDQLRSLPCT; this is encoded by the coding sequence ATGGGAGTTTTTCTCTATTTTTTGCGCCATGGCCAGACGGCCTATAGCCTGACGGGCGGCTACTGTGGCACGCCGGAAAACGACCCTGGCCTGACGCCGGAGGGCGTGGCGATGGCCGAAGAGTTTGCCACCACCTATGCCCATCTGCCCTGGACGGCAGCCTACGTTAGCCCCCTGCGACGGGCGGTAGAAACGGCTCGCCCTCTGTGTGAGTCGGTGGGGCTGGAGATGCAGCTGCGCGAGGGGCTGCGCGAGGTGATGTACGGCCGCTGGGAGGGCATGCACCCTACCGCTGTCGATCGCGAACACCACGATGAGTACGTCGCCTGGCTGACAGACCCGGCCTGGTACGCTCCGGTAGGTGGCGAGCGGGCAGTGGATATTGCCCGCCGCTCGGCTCAGGTGCTCGACGAGATTGAGCACACCCATACCAGCGGTCACATTCTAATGGTGTCCCACAAGGCCACGATTCGCATTATGCTGTGCACGCTATTGGGCATTGATGTGGGGCGCTACCGCGATCGCCTGGATATGCCCGTGGCCGCCGTCAGCGTGGTCGAGCTGGGGCTGCGGGGGCCGCTGTTTCATACCATTGCCGATCGCTCCCACCTGAGCGACCAGCTGCGATCGCTCCCCTGCACCTGA
- the rsgA gene encoding small ribosomal subunit biogenesis GTPase RsgA — protein sequence MVASRANGDDAASPQGLVIATQANYYRVRLDAAPGSTPAETVLLCTRRARLKKTGQRVMVGDWVTLEGIDWAGGRGAIAAVKPRRSLLDRPPIANVDQVLLVFALAEPDLDPQQLGRFLIKAESTGVPVSVLLSKQDLVSPTTARYWQEQLSQWGYAAATISLQDNQGELLKTLHPLLTAHTTVVSGPSGVGKSSLINRLIPQVHLRTGAVSGKLSRGRHTTRHVELFELPEGGFLADTPGFNQPDLALTPAALGQCFPDLRQRLAQGQCQFADCLHQGEPGCAVAPDWPRYDFYLTLLAEALAYEETLQRQRDPDAVSKIKVGEHGLQHQEPRLQAKKYRRPSRRQQKQALEALDYDGDGLSDALDSELGEPD from the coding sequence ATGGTAGCCTCTCGCGCTAACGGAGATGATGCCGCCAGTCCCCAGGGGCTGGTCATTGCCACCCAAGCCAACTACTACCGGGTCCGGCTCGATGCTGCCCCAGGCTCTACCCCCGCCGAGACGGTGCTGCTGTGTACCCGCCGGGCCCGCCTGAAGAAAACCGGGCAGCGGGTGATGGTGGGGGATTGGGTCACCCTGGAGGGGATAGATTGGGCCGGGGGGCGCGGCGCGATCGCCGCCGTCAAACCCCGCCGCAGCCTGCTCGATCGACCACCCATAGCCAATGTCGATCAAGTTTTGCTGGTTTTTGCTCTGGCCGAGCCCGATCTAGATCCCCAGCAGCTGGGGCGATTTTTAATCAAGGCAGAGTCTACAGGGGTGCCCGTCAGCGTCCTGCTCAGTAAGCAAGACCTGGTCAGCCCCACCACGGCACGCTACTGGCAGGAACAGCTCAGCCAGTGGGGCTATGCCGCCGCCACCATCAGCCTGCAGGACAACCAGGGAGAGCTGCTCAAAACCCTGCACCCCCTCCTAACGGCCCATACAACGGTGGTCTCTGGGCCATCGGGGGTCGGAAAATCTAGCCTGATCAATCGGTTGATTCCCCAGGTACACCTGAGGACCGGGGCGGTATCAGGCAAGCTGAGCCGAGGACGGCACACCACTCGCCACGTGGAGCTATTTGAGCTACCGGAAGGGGGCTTTCTAGCTGACACGCCGGGATTTAACCAGCCTGATTTAGCCCTGACTCCAGCCGCTCTGGGCCAGTGCTTCCCTGACCTGCGCCAGCGGCTGGCCCAGGGGCAGTGTCAGTTTGCGGACTGCCTGCACCAGGGGGAGCCGGGCTGTGCCGTAGCCCCCGACTGGCCGCGCTACGACTTCTACCTGACGCTGCTGGCAGAAGCTTTGGCCTACGAGGAGACCCTCCAGCGCCAGCGCGACCCCGATGCCGTCTCCAAAATCAAAGTTGGGGAGCATGGGCTACAGCACCAGGAACCCCGCCTCCAGGCCAAGAAATACCGCCGCCCCTCTCGCCGTCAGCAAAAACAGGCCCTTGAGGCGCTTGACTACGACGGGGATGGTTTGTCGGATGCCCTCGATTCAGAGCTGGGGGAACCCGATTGA